A region of the Tissierellales bacterium genome:
AAAGTAAAAGGATCTGATTATGAAAGGGCAGCTATCTTTATGTTTAAAATAAATATTTTATTTTTTCAATGTGAGAGCTTATTTACTAAATATAAATTATGTAATTCTTAAACTGTTTACTTAATTCTACAAATAACATTAAAAGACTGAAATAAAAGGGGAAATTTGTTGGAATTTTTAAACTGTATGAGTAACGTTGCTATGGTATAATATGTAATATAATAATGGGAAATAATGAAAAAGCTTATCAACCCAATGACTTCATTATTATATATCCTTGCAAGAATATATTAAAGGGGGTAGCCATGGGATATCATGTTAAATATGAGGAATTACAATCGGTACAACAAAGTATTCTCAACCAAATAGATAATTGGTATAATCAACTTGAAGAGGTTGCTGAAAAACTAGTAGATGTTGCAGAAATGGATCATATAAAAGGAGCTACTGGGGAAAGTATTAAAAACTATATATATGAAGTCCATATTCCAATTATACAAATGTTTACTCAACTTTTAGCAGAATATGAAACAAAGTTTTTAATATATGCTAATGAATATTATGAATTAGACTCTAGCACCAGTGCAGAAATTGCTCAAGATGAACTAGAAGATCAAATGGAAAGGTTAAATGAGAAGAAAGAAATATTTAATGAATCAGATGAATCTTTAAGAAAGACCTTAGAAGGCATATCAGATATTATTTCTTTGAGAGCTCCTTCAACCTATGGGGTAAGAAG
Encoded here:
- a CDS encoding T7SS effector LXG polymorphic toxin, which encodes MGYHVKYEELQSVQQSILNQIDNWYNQLEEVAEKLVDVAEMDHIKGATGESIKNYIYEVHIPIIQMFTQLLAEYETKFLIYANEYYELDSSTSAEIAQDELEDQMERLNEKKEIFNESDESLRKTLEGISDIISLRAPSTYGVRSNYTGLYNKAEGLRDKVGEHEENHFSSDFEIMDEMLSQL